From Enterococcus mediterraneensis, the proteins below share one genomic window:
- a CDS encoding LysR family transcriptional regulator: MFKWLETFRVVYETKSFSKASEILFISQPTVSAQIKQLENEFQTQFFVRNGRKEVNVTPQADILYQRVVNLMDDWEKVYREVQNNQQRIVRCVIGASHTFATYLLPDLLIELYQQFPQIQFSVKMMNSLEVLQAVERHTVDIGFIEKPLSAANITRISLVEDQMVLAGDTEKGPWLVREPSSGVYYYTKRFLEEQNISENVMEIQNNEIIVELLRKGFGCSIISERTASEIPYKRLNEAYRRQFFLIKRDQTIYDELEKCVEYIQRWGESYTADKR; the protein is encoded by the coding sequence CGAGTGGTCTACGAAACGAAAAGTTTTTCTAAAGCTTCGGAAATCCTGTTTATTTCACAGCCGACAGTTTCGGCGCAGATCAAACAATTAGAAAATGAATTTCAAACACAGTTTTTCGTTCGTAACGGTCGAAAAGAAGTGAATGTTACCCCGCAGGCAGATATTCTTTACCAGCGTGTGGTGAATCTGATGGATGATTGGGAAAAGGTATATCGAGAGGTCCAGAATAACCAGCAACGGATCGTACGTTGTGTGATCGGCGCTTCCCATACATTTGCTACCTATTTATTGCCGGATCTGTTGATCGAATTATACCAACAGTTTCCTCAGATCCAATTCAGTGTGAAGATGATGAATTCGCTGGAAGTTTTGCAAGCGGTAGAACGTCATACCGTTGATATCGGCTTTATTGAAAAACCTTTATCGGCAGCGAATATTACTCGTATTTCTCTTGTGGAAGATCAAATGGTGTTAGCCGGTGATACTGAAAAAGGTCCGTGGCTTGTACGGGAACCGTCTTCTGGTGTCTACTATTATACAAAACGTTTCTTGGAAGAACAAAATATCAGTGAGAACGTCATGGAGATTCAGAACAATGAGATCATCGTAGAACTTCTGCGCAAAGGATTCGGCTGTTCAATCATCTCTGAACGTACCGCATCTGAAATTCCTTATAAACGTTTGAATGAGGCTTATCGACGACAATTCTTCCTTATCAAAAGAGATCAAACGATTTATGATGAGCTGGAAAAGTGCGTGGAATATATCCAGCGGTGGGGAGAGAGTTATACAGCAGATAAGAGGTAA
- the deoC gene encoding deoxyribose-phosphate aldolase: MEYTIDQLSRFIDHTNLKPYATKEDMLVLCTEAKEYHFKMVAINQVQSQVCHEALADTDINVGAAISFPLGQTSIKAKVAETLDAINNGANEIDYVINLTEVKAKNWDYLKDEMEKIVAVCRQYNVISKVIFENAYLSEDEKITLCHIAKLVKPDFIKTSTGFAPTGATIEDIKLMKEHVGSEVKVKAAGGIRDADTFKKMIASGAERIGTSSGITIIEDLKKEALNGNISI; this comes from the coding sequence ATGGAGTACACTATTGATCAACTATCCCGCTTTATTGACCACACAAATTTAAAACCTTATGCTACAAAAGAAGATATGCTTGTTTTATGCACTGAGGCAAAAGAGTACCATTTTAAAATGGTAGCTATAAATCAAGTTCAATCGCAAGTATGTCATGAAGCCCTTGCTGACACTGATATCAATGTAGGTGCGGCTATAAGTTTCCCTTTAGGCCAAACTTCTATCAAAGCAAAAGTTGCTGAAACTCTCGATGCAATCAATAACGGTGCAAATGAAATCGATTATGTGATAAATCTCACTGAAGTTAAGGCAAAAAATTGGGATTATTTAAAAGATGAAATGGAAAAAATTGTGGCAGTGTGTCGACAGTACAATGTAATTTCAAAAGTTATTTTTGAAAACGCTTATTTAAGTGAAGACGAGAAAATCACTCTCTGTCATATCGCCAAACTCGTGAAACCAGATTTTATCAAAACCTCAACTGGTTTTGCTCCTACAGGGGCAACTATTGAAGACATCAAACTAATGAAAGAACATGTTGGATCTGAAGTTAAAGTTAAGGCTGCTGGAGGTATTCGGGATGCTGATACATTCAAAAAAATGATTGCATCTGGTGCTGAGCGTATCGGAACTAGTTCAGGGATTACTATTATTGAGGACTTAAAAAAGGAAGCTTTAAATGGAAATATTTCAATTTAA
- a CDS encoding PTS sugar transporter subunit IIA: MKVIVTSHGDFCHGILKSYQMIAGESENFYAVSLTEEGVKDYSDRLNKVLTELESEEILILTDIKGGTPYNESYQYYLTHEERVRVVAGMNLPMIIEVGINLFNDNLEILYNKALQAGLLGIEGADNGSMIENDLEF, from the coding sequence ATGAAAGTAATTGTAACTAGTCACGGTGATTTTTGTCATGGTATTTTAAAGAGTTATCAAATGATTGCTGGTGAAAGTGAAAATTTTTATGCGGTTAGTTTAACTGAAGAAGGGGTAAAAGATTATTCCGACCGGCTAAACAAAGTATTGACAGAACTTGAGTCGGAAGAAATTTTGATTTTAACAGATATTAAAGGAGGGACACCGTACAATGAATCATATCAATACTATCTAACCCATGAAGAACGTGTAAGAGTAGTGGCAGGAATGAATTTACCAATGATTATTGAAGTAGGAATAAATCTATTCAACGATAATCTAGAGATTTTGTATAACAAAGCATTGCAAGCAGGTCTTTTAGGTATCGAAGGAGCAGACAATGGTTCCATGATAGAAAATGATTTAGAATTTTAA
- a CDS encoding PTS system mannose/fructose/N-acetylgalactosamine-transporter subunit IIB, with amino-acid sequence MTITLARIDDRVIHGQTTTRWTKSRSVQGILVVGDDIARDDLRKKVLKAAAGNLKLGVYTTEQAITSIPKGKNSEKDFFLISNSPQTFAELVRLGVDFGGKLNVGPMNTREGAVVLGRTVAIDAKDYDAFEYMSQHGIDIGFQLLPDDEIKSWKTMKAKYDSLTK; translated from the coding sequence ATGACAATTACATTAGCAAGAATCGACGATCGCGTGATTCATGGACAAACTACCACGAGATGGACAAAAAGTCGATCTGTTCAAGGGATTTTGGTGGTAGGAGATGATATTGCTCGAGATGATTTACGGAAAAAAGTTTTAAAAGCGGCAGCAGGCAATTTGAAGCTAGGAGTTTATACTACGGAACAAGCTATTACCAGTATTCCAAAGGGGAAAAATTCTGAAAAAGATTTCTTTTTAATTAGTAATTCGCCCCAAACATTTGCTGAATTGGTTCGCTTGGGAGTTGATTTTGGAGGCAAGCTGAATGTCGGACCTATGAATACCCGTGAAGGTGCAGTGGTACTTGGTAGAACTGTAGCTATTGATGCGAAAGATTATGATGCATTCGAGTATATGAGTCAACATGGGATAGATATCGGCTTTCAACTTTTACCTGATGATGAAATAAAATCTTGGAAAACAATGAAAGCTAAATATGACTCATTGACTAAATAG